Part of the Cellulomonas hominis genome, CCGGCTCGATCGGCACCCAGGCCGCCGACGTCGTCGCCCGGAACCCCGAGCGGTTCCGGGTCACCGGCCTCAGCGCGGGCGGGGCGGATCCCGCGGCGCTGGCCCGGCAGGCGGTGGCGCTCGGCGCGCAGACCGTCGCGGTGGCGGACCCGGACGCCGCGGGCGCGGTGTTCGCCGAGCTCGTGCGGGCGTCGGCCGACGCGGGGCTGCGGCAGATGGGCGTCGAGGTGCTGACCGGCCCGGACGCCGCCGCGCAGCTCGCCGCCCGCGGGGCGGACGTGGTGCTGAACGGCATCACCGGGTCGGTCGGGCTCGGGCCGACCCTCGCGGCGCTCGAGTCGGGCAGCACGCTGGCGCTGGCAAACAAGGAGTCCCTGGTCGCGGGCGGCCCGCTGGTCCGGGCCGCGGTCGGGCGCCCGGGCCAGGTGGTGCCGGTGGACTCCGAGCACTCGGCGATCGCGCAGTGCCTGCGGGGCGGGGCGCGCGGCGAGGTCCGGCGCCTGGTGCTCACGGCGTCGGGCGGGCCGTTCCGGGGCCGGACCCGCGCGGAGCTCGCGGACGTGACGCCCGAGCAGGCGCTGGCGCACCCGACCTGGTCGATGGGGCCGGTCGTGACGATCAACTCCGCGACGCTGGTGAACAAGGGCCTGGAGCTCATCGAGGCGCACCTGCTGTTCGACGTGCCGGTCGCGGACATCCAGGTGGTGGTGCACCCGCAGTCGGTCGTGCACTCGATGGTCGAGTTCGCGGACGGCTCGACGATCGCGCAGGCGTCCCCGCCGGACATGCGGCTGCCCATCGCGCTCGGGCTGTCCTGGCCGGAGCGGGTCGCGGAGGCGGTGCCGGCGTGCGACTGGACCCGCGCGGCGTCCTGGACGTTCGAGCCCCTGGACGAGGACGTGTTCGGTGCGGTGGCGCTCGCGCGCGCGGCCGTGGCGGCCTCGGGCACGCACCCCGCGGTCTACAACGCGGCGAACGAGGAGGCGGTCGCGGCCTTCCTCGGCGGCGGCCTCGGGTTCCTCGGGATCGTGGCGACGGTCGAGGAGGTGCTCGCGGCGTACCCCGGCGCGCCGGCCGGGTCGGTCGCCGACGTGCACGCCGCGGAGGACTGGGCCCGGGCCCGGGCGCGGGAGCGCATCGCGGCCGGCTGATCAGGCCCCGGTCAGCGACCCCAGCAGCCGCGCGACCCTGCTCGGCCGCCCCGTCAGCCGCTCCTCGGCGTCGGCGAGCGCGGCCCCGCGCAGCCCGGCGGTGATCCCCGCCCAGCGCAGCGGCTCGGGCTCCCAGCGGGGGGACCGGTGCCCGACCCACGGGAGCCGGGTCAGCGCGGAGTCGGTCCCGGTGAGCAGGTCGGCCAGGGTGCGGCCGGCGAGGTTGGCGGTGCCCACTCCGTCGCCGACGTAGCCGCCGGCCCAGGCGATGCCGTCGTCCCCGAGGCCGACGGAGGCGTGCCAGTCGCGCGGCACCCCGAGCGGCCCGCCCCAGGCGTGCGTGACGCGGGCGTGCCGGACCGCGGGGAACAGCTCGACGAGCGCCCGGCGCAGCGCCCGGGCGACACGCGGGTCCTGGTCGGACGCGGGTTCGACGGCGGAGCCCCAGTGGTACGGCGCGCCGCGGCCCCCGAAGGCCAGGCGGTCGTCGGCGGTGCGCTGGCCGTACACGAGCAGGTGCCGCCCGTCGGTGAAGGTCTGCCCGCGGTCCAGCCCCACCAGGTCCCAGACGCTCGGCGGCAGGGGCTCGGTCGCGATCATCAGGGAGTACACCGGGGCGAGGTCGCGGCGGGACCCGGGGAAGGTGGGGGTCCAGGCCTCGACCGCCCGCACGACGTGCCGCGCCCGGACGGTGCCCTGGTCGGTGACGACCGCGCGCGGGGAGATCCGCAGCGCCCGGGTCTGCTCGGCGATCCGCACGCCGCGCGCCTCGACGGCGTCCGCGAGCCCCCGGACCAGGCGGGCCGGCTGCACCCGCGCGCAGTCGGGCGTCCACGCGCCGCCGAGCACGCCGTCGGCCCGCACGTGCGCGGCGACCTCGGCGGGGGTCAGCAGGTCGAGCTCGTCGCCCCACCGGGTCGCGTCCCGCGCCTCGGCGGTGAGCCGCGCGAGCTGCGCCGGAGTCCGGGCGAGCGTGACCGTGCCGCCGTAGGCGAAGTCGCAGTCGATCTCCTCGGCCGCCGCGACGCCGCCGACCTCGACGACGGTGTCCCGCATCGCGGCCCGCATCGACCGGGCCGCGTCCTCGCCGTGCCGGCGGGCCAGCGCCTCGGCGGAGGCGGGGAACAGGGCCGAGCACCAGCCGCCGTTGCGGCCGCTGGCGCCGAAGCCCGCGACCGCCTGCTCGACCACGAGCACGTCCAGCGCCGGGTCCGCCTCGAGCAGGTAGTACGCGGTCCACAGGCCCGTGAGGCCGGCGCCGACCACCACGACGTCCGCCGTGGTGTCGCCGTCCAGCGGCTCGCGCGGCTCGATCGGCGCGTCCGCGGCGACCTGGTCGAACCACAGCGACAGGCCGGCCAGGTCGCGCCCCGCGGACCACGCGAGCGCGGCGCCCGCGGCGGCCGCGTCGCCGCCCCCGGGCGTGCTCACAGCCGCGCCCACGCCTCGCCGAGCACGCCCCGCAGGATCTGCCCGATCTCGGCGAACTCCGCCGGCCCGCAGGTGAGCGGCGGGGCGAGCTGCACGACCGGGTCGCCGCGGTCGTCGGCCCGGCAGTACAGGCCGGCCTCGAACAGGGCGGGGGACAGGAAGTCGCGCAGCAGCCGCTCGGACTCGGCCTCGGAGAACGTCTCCCGGGTGGCCGTGTCCTTCACCAGCTCGATGCCGTAGAAGTACCCGGCGCCGCGGACGTCCCCGACGATCGGCAGGTCCAGCAGCGACTCCAGCTCGGCGCGGAACAGCGGGGCGTTCTCGTGCACCCGCTGCGTCAGCCCTTCGCGCTCGAAGATGTCGAGGTTGGCCATCGCCACGGCCGCCGACACCGGGTGCCCGCCGAACGTGTAGCCGTGGTAGAAGGTCGCGTCCCCGGTCCGGAACGGCTCGTAGACCCGGTCGGAGACGACGGTCGCGCCGATGGGGGAGTACCCGGAGGTCAGCCCCTTCGCGCAGGTGATCATGTCGGGCACGTACCCGAAGTCGCTGCACGCGAAGATCTCGCCGATCCGGCCGAACGCGCAGATCACCTCGTCGGAGACGAGCAGCACGTCGTACCGGTCGCAGATCTCGCGGACGCGCTGGAAGTACCCGGGCGGGGGCGGGAAGCAGCCGCCGGCGTTCTGCACCGGCTCCAGGAACACGGCGGCGACGGTCTCGGGGCCCTCGAACTCGATGGCCTCGGCGATCCGGTCGGCGGCCCAGCGCCCGAACGCCTCGGGGTCGTCGCGCAGGTCCTCGGGAGCCCGGTACCGGTTGGTGTTCGGGACGCGCTGCGTCGAGGGCACCAGGGGCTCGAACGGGGCCTTGAGCGCGGGGATGCCCGTGATGGACAGCGCGCCCTGCGTGGTGCCGTGGTACGCGACCGCCCGGGAGATCACCTTGTGCTTGCCCGGCTTCCCGACGAGCTTCCAGTACTGCTTGGCGAGCTTCCACGCGGTCTCGACGGCCTCGCCGCCCCCCGTCGTGAAGAACACCCGGTTCAGGTCGCCGGGCGCATGGTGCGCGAGCCGCTCCGCGAGGTCGATCGCCTGCGGGTGCGCGTAGGACCACAGCGGGAAGAACGCGAGCTCCTCGGCCTGCTGCCGGGCGCGCTCGGCGAGCTCGGCGCGCCCGTGGCCGGCCTGCACGACGAACAGCCCCGCGAGGCCGTCGATGTACTTCCGGCCCCGGTCGTCCCAGATGTGGTGGCCCTCGCCGCGCACGATCGTGGGCACCTGCTCGGCCCACGCGCTCTGCCGCGTGAAGTGGCCCCAGAGGTGGTCGCGGGCGGCGGCGTGCCGGTCGGTGCCGCGGGGGGTGACGGTGGTGAGCGTGTCGGTCATCGGGTTCCCCAGTCGTATTGCTGCTTGCGCAGCTTGAGGTAGACGAAGGTCTCGGTGGTCCGCACGCCGGGCAGCGTGCGGATGCGGTCGTTGAGCACGGCGAGCAGGTGGTCGTCCCCGGTGCAGACGACCTCGACCAGGACGTCGAACCCGCCGGCGGTGATGACGACGTAGTCGACCTCGGGGAGGCCGGCGAGCGCGTCGGCGAGGGCCTCGAGGTCCCCCTCCGCCTTGATGCCGATCATGGCCTGCCGGGCGAACCCGACCTGGACCGGGTCGGTGACGGCCACGATCTGCACGACGCCCGCGTCCGTGAGCCGCTGCACGCGCTGGCGCACGGCGGCCTCGGACAGCCCGACGGCCTTGGCGATCGCCGCGTAGGGACGGCGGCCGTCCTCCTGGAGCTGCTCGATGATCGCCTTGGACGTCTCGTCCAGGGTCGGCGGGGTGTCGGGGTGGCGCGGGGTCACGGTCCCGATCGTGACCCAGCGCCCCGGGGCCGCGCAAGGGATTCCGTCGTCCGGCGCGCGAATCGGCGCGGATCCGCTCGCCGAAACACACAGTTTACGTGGATTTTCGCGGAGCGACGCTGTGGCGGCACCACCGGCGCGGCTAGCGTGCCGAGCACGTCAGACCCGTGAGGAGACTCCGTGACCAGCACCAGCACCGCGCCGCTCCGGCTGCAGAACCTCGTGGACGGCGCCTGGGCGGACGCGCGCGACGGCCGGGTCGCCGACGTGGTGGATCCCGCGACCGGCGAGGTCTACGCGCACGCCCCGGTCTCCGGGCCCGCCGACGTCGACGCCGCGGTGGGCGCCGCGGCCCGCGCGTTCACGACGTGGCGCCGCACCACCCCGGCGGAGCGGCAGCGCGCGCTGCTGCGGCTGGCCGACGCCGTCGAGGCCCGGGCCGACGAGCTCGTCGCCGTCGAGTCCCGCGACACCGGCAAGCCGCTGCACCTCACCGCGACGGAGGAGGTGCCCCCGTGCGTCGACCAGCTCCGGTTCTTCGCCGGCGCGGCGCGCGTCCTCGAGGGGGCGTCCGCGGGGGAGTACCTGGCGGGGCACACGTCCTTCGTGCGGCGCGAGCCCGTCGGGGTGGTCGGGCAGGTGACGCCCTGGAACTACCCGCTGATGATGGCGGTCTGGAAGATCGCCCCGGCGCTCGCGGCCGGCAACACCGTCGTGCTCAAGCCGTCGGACACCACGCCGGCGTCCACGCTGCTCCTCGCCGAGCTCGCCGCGGGGATCCTGCCCCCGGGCGTGCTCAACGTCGTCTGCGGGGACCGGGGCACGGGCCGGGCGCTGGTGGAGCACCCGCGGCCCGACATGGTGGCGATCACCGGGTCGGTGCGCGCGGGCACGGAGGTCGCCGGCTCCGCCGCCCGCGACGTGAAGCGGGTGCACCTGGAGCTCGGCGGGAAGGCCCCCGTGGTGGTGTTCGCCGACGCCGACCTCGACGCCGCGGCCGCCGGGATCGCGTCGGCCGGGTACTTCAACGCGGGCCAGGACTGCACCGCGGCGACGCGGGTGCTGGTGCAGGCGGCGGTGCACGACGACTTCCTCGCGGCGCTCGCCGCGCAGGCCCGGACCCAGCGCACCGGCGCCCCGGACGACCCGGGCGTGGCGTTCGGCCCGGTGAACAGCGCCGACCAGCTCGCGCGGGTCACCGGGTTCCTGGAGCGGCTGCCCGGCCACGCCGAGGTCGTCGCCGGCGGCCGCCGGCAGGGCGACCGCGGGTACTTCCACGAGGCCACCGTGGTCGCGGGGCTGCGCCAGGACGACGAGGCCGTGCAGGACGAGATCTTCGGGCCGGTCATCACGGTGCAGCCGTTCGCCGACGAGGCCGAGGCCGTCGCGCTCGCCAACGGCGTCCGGTACGGGCTGGCCGGCTCGGTCTGGACCTCCGACCACGCGCGCGCCATGCGGCTCTCGCGCGACCTGGACGTCGGGGTGGTGTGGATCAACACGCACATCCCGTTCGTGGCCGAGATGCCGCACGGCGGGTTCAAGCAGTCCGGCTACGGCAAGGACCTCTCGATGTACGGCCTCGAGGACTACACCCGCATCAAGCACGTGATGAGCGCGATCGACTGACCGGCCCGCCCGACCCCGTCCCACCCCTGAGGAGTCCGATGTCCCCTCGCCGTGCCGTCCCGGCCGACCCGCGCGTGCGCGCCCTGATCGCCGCCGCGCGGGGTGCCCGGCGCGCCCCCGTCGTGCCCGGACCGTCCCGCCGCCAGTTCCTCACCGGCGCCCTCGGCGGCGTCGGCGCCGGGCTGCTGCTCGCCGCCTGCGGCACCGGCGGCAGCCCGTCGTCCGGCACCTCCGCGACCGCTGCCACCGACCTGTCCGACACGGAGAAGCTCGTCCGCTGGGCGAACTGGACGCTGTACCTCGACCAGGACGAGGCGGGCACGGGCTACCCGACGCTCGAGGCGTTCACGGCGCAGACCGGCATCGACGTCGAGTACACGGAGGACGTCGACGACAACGACACCTTCTACGGCAAGGTCTCCGGGCAGCTCGCGAACGGCCAGGACATCGGCTACGACATCGTCACGCTGACCGACTGGATGGCCGCCCGGATGATCCGGATGGGCTACACCCAGGAGCTCGACCGCTCCGCGATCCCGAACGCGGCGAACATCCTGCCGGACCTCGCCGAGGTCGACTTCGACCCGGGCCGCGCGCACTCGCTCACCTGGCAGTCCGGGTTCGGCGGGCTGGCCTGGTCCAAGGACGCGGTGCCGGGCGGGATGCGCTCGGTCGCCGACCTGTGGGCGCCCGAGCTGGCGGGCAAGGTCGAGGTGCTCTCCGAGATGCGCGACACGATCGGCCTGATCATGCTCGACCAGGGCGTCGACCCCTCGGGCGACTGGGGCGGGTCCGAGTTCGACGCGGCGCTCGCGGTGCTCCGCGAGAAGATCGACTCCGGCCACATCCGGCAGGTGCGCGGCAACTCCTACGCGCAGGACCTGGTGAGCGGGGACGCCGTCGCGGTCATCGGCTGGTCCGGCGACATCACCGCGCTGAACTACGAGAACGACGACCGGTTCGCGTTCGCCATCCCCGAGGCCGGCGGCACGCTGTGGAGCGACAACCTCATGATCCCCGTGGGCGCGACCCACAAGGCGAACGCCGAGGCGGTCCTGGACTACTACTACGACCCCGAGGTGGCGGCGCAGGTGGCCGCGTGGGTCAACTACATCACCCCGGTGCAGGGAGCCCAGGAGGCCATGGCGGCGATCGACCCGGAGCTCGCCGAGAACCCGATGATCTTCCCCGACGAGGCGACCCTCGCCAGCGCGCACGTGTTCCGCACGCTCACCCCCGAGGAGGAGACCACCTACAACGGCGCGTTCCTGGACGTGATCGGCGCGTGAGCGCCCCGACCCCGGCGCCCGCACGGGCCGGCGCCGCCCTCGAGATCTGGGACGTGACCAAGACGTTCGGCGCGTTCACCGCGGTGGACGACCTCACGCTCACCGTGCCGTCGGGCTCGTTCTTCGCGCTGCTCGGGCCGTCCGGCTGCGGCAAGACCACCACGCTGCGGATGGTCGCCGGGCTGGAGCAGCCGACCTCGGGCGCCATCTCCATCGGCGGCCGCGAGGTCACCGGGACCGGCGCGCACCAGCGCCCCGTGAACACGGTGTTCCAGTCGTACGCGCTGTTCCCGCACCTGTCGGTGCTGGACAACGTCGCGTTCGGGCTGCGGCGCCGGCGGGTGGCGGACGCGGAGCGCCGGGCCCGCGAGGGTCTGGAGCTCGTGCAGCTGGGCCACCTCGGCGACCGGCGGCCGGCGCAGCTGTCCGGCGGCCAGCAGCAGCGCGTGGCCCTCGCCCGCGCCCTGGTGAACAACCCGGCGGTGCTGCTGCTCGACGAGCCGCTCGGCGCCCTGGACCTCAAGCTGCGGCGCCAGATGCAGCTCGAGCTGAAGCGGATCCAGACCGAGGTCGGGCTCACGTTCGTCCACGTCACGCACGACCAGGAGGAGGCCATGACCATGGCCGACACCGTCGCCGTGATGAACCAGGGGCGCATCGAGCAGCTCGGCCGGCCCGCCGACCTGTACGAGCTGCCGCGCACGGCGTTCGTCGCCAACTTCCTCGGGCAGTCCAACCTGGTCGCCGGCGAGGTCCGCCAGGCGCCGGCGGACGGGGTGCTCGGCGTCGAGATCGCCGGGACCCGGGTCCGGGTGCCCGCGAGCCGGGCCGTGCGCACCGCGGGTCGGGTGCTCGTCGGGGTGCGGCCCGAGAAGCTCCGGGTGCTCGCGCCGGGTGAGGAGCCCGGGCCGGGGACGAACGTGCTGGGACCGGGGACGGTGACGGACGTGGCGTTCGCCGGGGTGAGCACCCAGTACCAGGTGGCGCTGCCCGGGGTCGGCACGTTCGGCGTGTTCGCCCAGAACGCCGGGGGCGGGTCCGGGCCGGCGGTCGGGGACGCCGTGCGGCTCGCGTGGGCCGTCGACTTCACCTTCGCGCTCGACGGCGCCGAGGACCGCGACGCCGGCACCGAGGACCCCGGCACCGGGTCCGTGGCGCCTGCCGAGGACGCCGCATGAGCATCGCCGCCGCGCTGACCGAGACCGGTCCCGCCTCGCCCGCGCCGGCGCCGTCCCGGCGGTCGCGGTCGGGGGCGTTCGGGCTGATGCTGCCCGGCACCGCCTACCTCGTGCTGTTCTTCGTCGTGCCCGTGGGCGCGCTGCTCGCGACCTCGCTGTACGTGCCGGTCCCGGGGGGCGACGTCGGGCAGTTCCAGCCGGCGTTCCGGTGGCAGAACTACACCGAGGCGCTCGCGCAGTTCTGGCCGCAGCTCGTGCGGTCGTTCGGCTTCGCGCTGGTCGCGACCGTGGCCGCGCTGCTGATCGGGTACCCGATGGCCTACGTGATCGCCGTGCGCGCCCGGGGCCGCACCCTCCTGCAGGGCGTGCTGCTGGTGCTGATCATCGCGCCGTTCTTCACCAGCTTCATCCTGCGGACGATCGCCTGGAAGCAGATCCTCGCGGACGACTCGTTCGTGGTGCAGGCGCTGCGCTGGCTGCACCTGCTGCCGCCGGACGGGCGGCTCACGGCCACGGCGTTCGCGGTCGTGGCGGGCCTGACCTACAACTTCCTGCCGTTCATGGCCCTGCCGATCTACGCCAGCCTCGAGCGGCTGGACCCCCGGCTGATCGAGGCGGGCGGCGACCTGTACGCCCGCCCGGTCACCACGTTCCGCACCGTGACGCTGCCCCTGTCGATGCCCGGGGTCGTGTCCGGGACGCTGCTGACGTTCATCCCCGCGAGCGGGGACTACGTGAACTCCAGCCTGCTCGGCAACAGCACGGACACCGCGATGATCGGGCAGGTCGTCGACGCGCGCTTCTTCAAGGTGCTGGACTACCCGACGGCCGCGGCCCTGTCGGTCGTGCTCATGGTCGCGATCCTGCTGCTCGTCGGGCTGTACGTCCGCCGGGCCGGCACCGAGGAGCTGCTGTGAGCGCCCCGGCGGTCACGGCCGCCCCCGCCGCCGCGGGCACCGCGCCCGCGCCGCGCCGGCCCGCGCGCCGCCGCCGGCGGTGGCGGCTGGGCGACGCCGTCGTCCCGGTGTTCGCCGCCCTCGCGTTCCTCTACCTGCTGGTCCCGGTCGCCTACACCGTGGCGTTCTCGTTCAACGACGCGGGCAAGACCAACCTGGTCTGGCGCGGCTTCACCTGGGACAACTGGCGCAACCCGTGCGGCGCGCCGCAGGTGTGCGAGGCGTTCGCGCACTCGATCCAGGTCGGCCTGCTGTCCACCCTCGTCGCCACGGTGCTCGGCACGCTGCTCGCCGTCGCCCTCGTGCGCTACCGCTTCCGAGGACGCGCCCTGGCCAACCTGCTGATCTTCCTGCCCATGTCCACCCCAGAGGTGGTGCTCGGCGCGGCGCTGCTCGCGCAGTTCCTCTCCCTGCGGGTGCAGCTCGGGTTCTGGACCGTCGTCGCCGCCCACGTCATGTTCTGCGTGTCGTTCGTCGTGGTCACCGTCAAGGCGCGCGTCGCCTCGCTCGACCCCCGGCTCGAGGAGGCGGCCGCCGACCTGTTCGCGACGCCCTGGCAGGCGTTCTGGAAGGTGACGTTCCCGCTGCTGCTCCCCGGGATCGCCGCGGCCGCGCTGCTGTCGTTCTCGCTGAGCTTCGACGACTTCATCATCACGAACTTCAACTCGGGCAGCTTCACCACGTTCCCGAAGTTCGTCTACGTCTCGGCGACGCGCGGCATCCCGCCGCAGGCGAACGTCATCGGGTCGTTCATGTTCGCCCTGTCGCTGCTCGTGGTGGTGGGGGCCCAGGTCGTCCGCAGCGGACGGCTCCGTCGGCGCCGCTGACCGCGGCGCCCGCACACCGAAGGGACATCATGCGCGTCGTCGTGGTCGGGAGCGGCGGGGTGGGCGACGCGGTCGCCCGGATCGCCGCCCGCCGGGAGTTCTTCGAGCTGATGGTGGTCGCGGACCGCGACCCCGGCCGGGCGGCGCGCACCGTCGCCGCGGCGGCGGAGCGGGACGTGGTCGGCGGGCGGTTCGTCGCCGCCGCGGTCGACGCCTCCGACCCCGCGTCCGTCGCGGCGCTGCTCCGCGAGCACGGCGCGACCCACGTGCTGAACGCGGTGGACCCCCGCTTCGTGCTGCCGGTGTTCGAGGCCGCGCTCGCCGCGGGGGTGGACTACCTCGACATGGCGATGTCGCTGTCCACGCCCGACCCGCAGGCCCCGTACGAGCGGGTCGGGGTGAAGCTGGGCGACGCGCAGTTCGCCCGGGCGGACGCGTGGGAGGCCGCGGGCCGGCTCGCGCTGCTCGGCATCGGGGTCGAGCCGGGGCTGTCCGACGTGTTCGCCCGGTACGCCGCCGACCACCTGTTCTCCCGGATCGACGAGCTCGGCGTGCGGGACGGGGCGAACCTCGTCGTCCGCGGCGACGACGGCGAGCCGGTGTTCGCGCCCTCGTTCTCGATCTGGACGACGATCGAGGAGTGCCTGAACCCGCCGGTGGTCTACGACGCCGCGCGCGCCCGGGCGGCCGGCGACCGCGACGCGGGCTGGCACACGGTGCCGCCGTTCCACGAGCCCGAGGTGTTCGACTTCCCCGCCCCGGTGGGCCCGGTGGAGTGCGTGCACGTCGAGCACGAGGAGGTGCTGCTCATGCCCCGGTGGGTCGACGCCGAGCGGGTCACGTTCAAGTACGGCCTGGGGGAGGAGTTCATCGGCGTGCTGCGGACGCTGCACACGCTCGGGCTGGACTCGACGGCGCCCGTGCGGGTCGGGGACGCGACCGTCAGCCCCCGGGACGTGGTGGCGGCCGTGCTGCCCGACCCGGCGACGATCGGCCCCCGCATGGAGGGCGCCACGTGCGCCGGCCTGCTCGTCACCGGCACGGGCACGGACGGCGCGCCGCGGGAGGTCTACCTGCACCACGTGGTCGACAACGCGTGGTCGATGGCCGAGTACGGCGCGCAGTGCGTCGTCTGGCAGACCGCGGTGAACCCGGTGGTCGCCCTGGAGCTGCTCGCGGCCGGGGTGTGGCGGGGCGCCGGCGTGCTCGGGCCGGAGGCGTTCGACGCCGTGCCGTTCCTCGACCTGCTCGCGGCGCCGGAGCCCGCCGGCTACGGCTCGCCCTGGGGGCTGGACGAGCGCACGCCGTGACCTCCGGCGGTGCCGGCACCCGGCCCGGACGGGTGAGGACCGGGTGAA contains:
- a CDS encoding saccharopine dehydrogenase family protein, whose amino-acid sequence is MRVVVVGSGGVGDAVARIAARREFFELMVVADRDPGRAARTVAAAAERDVVGGRFVAAAVDASDPASVAALLREHGATHVLNAVDPRFVLPVFEAALAAGVDYLDMAMSLSTPDPQAPYERVGVKLGDAQFARADAWEAAGRLALLGIGVEPGLSDVFARYAADHLFSRIDELGVRDGANLVVRGDDGEPVFAPSFSIWTTIEECLNPPVVYDAARARAAGDRDAGWHTVPPFHEPEVFDFPAPVGPVECVHVEHEEVLLMPRWVDAERVTFKYGLGEEFIGVLRTLHTLGLDSTAPVRVGDATVSPRDVVAAVLPDPATIGPRMEGATCAGLLVTGTGTDGAPREVYLHHVVDNAWSMAEYGAQCVVWQTAVNPVVALELLAAGVWRGAGVLGPEAFDAVPFLDLLAAPEPAGYGSPWGLDERTP